From a single Agrobacterium tumefaciens genomic region:
- a CDS encoding ATP-binding protein — protein MPAVQYPFIDIAVHERVREGFGRGEAMALFSLDLQSALWANGRGAALFGTPMVYDFLEQGPKRQDVTFRQLAATAARLSQAGDSLPFTIRINAGFRSIAVTAKAEIIEAEPGQPAILFSALTDQAAPDTAECARRMIEGFDDPDIHMAVLNGENEIIAASPRFSSLGITPNTARTLVRMAAGQSGHLVKRPVPTGKGYLPAATGQITASPELNLMFVVETALGTLDPVNGFAEDKPQEAPAAVQPVLPAAEAAPVAAAAASFDSVLDAVAGIEDVEDVPELPADIEDEIVAEQELDALPLPAEEQAEALLDIPVEDADAAAQEAMTDDIADLFELDADDEEAPAIERAAGHDHAEEAFEEAESAPAEEITETVTAQAAAPAEGDIPAETEAAEEAPAFVFNAGARASRFVWKIDAEGRFSSISHEFAEAVGTKAAAVEGMGFADVAALFNLDPDGKIRELLSRRDTWSGKTIYWPVEGTSLMVPIDLAALPTYTRSREFDGFRGFGIVRLADAAQDPHATGLTFLEGQEIFPTEASPQPDTEDESHELLAFLEEDDAAEDDAVSAGGDETPVESDGTTGEISDEDQHHDDSPAEFEAPTLAPAPEAEPSYSDKVVHLEERRSRSREGLTAGEQAAFREIGRTLAPIDALADENRKADEEAYSAAPVPQDSREDIAPETPVDETQNAQEAAKATETAEEDDLFADYVRGERPAAAPAPTTEIDTGEKEDTATDQQPTADIAAAMVSPPPRPAGILTAETLDQMPVALLVHAGDRLIHANPDFLRLTGYTSLEELQDVGGLEALLQRQELDEMPDNEGGMVVVSAENDIIPVKARLQSIRWEETKALMLSLVPLEEKQTPVAAANENTAATAGEEAGSVSVLQGEVEELHSILETATDGVVLLGDNGEIRSLNRSASALFNYDNGEIAGKPFVTLFAHESQRAVLDYLSGLANNGVASVLNDGREVIGREASGGFLPLFMTIGRLKSSHGYCAVIRDITQWKRTEEELRNAKRAAETANAHKTDFLARVSHEIRTPLNAIIGFADMMATERFGPIGHPRYAEYSNDIGRSGRHVLDIVNDLLDISKIEAGQMDVDFIAVPLNETVAEAVSLVQPQANNQRVIIRTALSQSVPQIVADLRSIKQIVLNILSNAIRFTPSGGQIVVSTAYEANGSVSLRIRDTGIGMTRAELEQAMKPFRQVASSSKRVRGDGTGLGLPLTKAMVDANRANFSITSTPNEGTLVEITFPSQRVLAN, from the coding sequence ATGCCCGCCGTCCAGTATCCCTTTATCGATATAGCAGTGCATGAACGGGTGCGTGAAGGTTTCGGGCGCGGCGAGGCGATGGCTTTGTTTTCGCTCGACCTTCAGAGCGCCCTTTGGGCCAACGGCCGGGGTGCGGCTTTGTTCGGCACGCCGATGGTCTACGATTTTCTGGAACAGGGCCCGAAGCGGCAGGATGTGACCTTCCGGCAGCTGGCGGCAACGGCGGCACGGCTTTCCCAGGCGGGCGACAGCCTGCCGTTTACCATTCGCATCAATGCCGGGTTCCGCAGCATTGCCGTGACCGCCAAGGCGGAAATCATTGAAGCGGAACCGGGCCAGCCCGCAATACTGTTTTCCGCCCTTACCGATCAGGCCGCGCCTGACACGGCGGAATGCGCCCGGCGCATGATCGAAGGTTTTGACGACCCCGATATTCATATGGCGGTTCTGAACGGCGAAAACGAGATTATCGCTGCTTCGCCGCGCTTCTCGTCACTCGGTATTACGCCGAATACGGCAAGGACGCTGGTGCGCATGGCCGCAGGCCAGTCCGGCCATCTCGTCAAACGTCCCGTGCCGACGGGCAAGGGTTATCTGCCGGCGGCTACGGGCCAGATCACGGCGTCACCCGAACTCAACCTGATGTTCGTGGTCGAGACCGCGCTTGGTACGCTCGATCCCGTCAACGGTTTTGCTGAAGACAAGCCGCAGGAAGCACCGGCTGCCGTTCAGCCAGTTTTGCCGGCCGCAGAGGCCGCACCTGTTGCCGCAGCCGCGGCCTCCTTTGATTCCGTGCTTGATGCCGTTGCCGGTATCGAGGATGTGGAGGACGTGCCGGAACTGCCTGCCGATATCGAAGACGAGATTGTGGCGGAACAGGAACTGGACGCCCTTCCCCTGCCGGCAGAAGAACAGGCCGAGGCCCTGCTGGATATTCCTGTCGAAGATGCCGATGCCGCCGCGCAGGAGGCCATGACGGACGATATTGCCGATCTCTTCGAACTCGATGCAGATGATGAAGAGGCGCCGGCAATCGAGCGTGCCGCCGGTCACGACCATGCTGAAGAGGCATTCGAAGAAGCTGAGAGCGCACCAGCGGAAGAGATCACCGAAACCGTGACTGCTCAGGCCGCCGCGCCGGCGGAAGGGGATATCCCGGCGGAAACGGAAGCCGCAGAAGAAGCACCGGCTTTTGTGTTTAATGCCGGTGCCCGCGCATCCCGTTTCGTCTGGAAAATCGATGCAGAGGGGCGCTTCAGCTCGATTTCGCATGAATTCGCAGAAGCTGTCGGCACAAAGGCGGCGGCTGTCGAAGGCATGGGCTTTGCCGATGTGGCCGCGCTTTTCAACCTCGATCCGGATGGCAAGATTCGCGAACTTCTTAGCCGTCGCGACACATGGTCGGGCAAGACGATCTATTGGCCGGTGGAAGGCACCTCACTGATGGTGCCGATCGACCTCGCCGCCCTGCCCACCTATACGCGCTCGCGCGAATTCGACGGATTCCGTGGTTTCGGCATCGTGCGGCTTGCCGACGCCGCGCAAGATCCGCATGCCACCGGCCTGACCTTCCTGGAAGGTCAGGAGATTTTTCCGACCGAGGCTTCGCCACAACCGGACACCGAGGATGAAAGCCACGAATTGCTGGCTTTTCTCGAAGAGGATGACGCCGCCGAAGACGATGCTGTTTCTGCCGGTGGCGATGAGACCCCGGTTGAATCTGACGGCACCACGGGCGAGATTTCAGACGAAGACCAGCATCACGATGACAGCCCGGCGGAATTCGAAGCGCCGACGCTGGCACCCGCTCCAGAAGCCGAGCCCTCCTATTCCGACAAGGTCGTTCATCTGGAAGAGCGCCGCTCACGCTCGAGAGAGGGTCTGACCGCAGGCGAACAGGCCGCCTTCAGGGAAATCGGCCGAACACTTGCGCCCATCGATGCCCTTGCAGACGAGAACCGCAAAGCGGACGAAGAGGCTTATTCCGCCGCGCCGGTTCCGCAGGATAGTCGTGAAGATATCGCCCCGGAAACGCCTGTGGACGAAACGCAGAACGCTCAAGAGGCTGCCAAGGCAACCGAAACGGCGGAAGAGGACGACCTTTTCGCCGATTATGTTCGCGGTGAGCGGCCGGCTGCCGCCCCCGCGCCGACGACTGAAATCGATACCGGCGAGAAGGAAGACACCGCAACGGACCAGCAGCCGACGGCCGATATTGCCGCCGCGATGGTTAGCCCTCCCCCTCGCCCCGCCGGTATACTCACGGCCGAGACACTGGATCAGATGCCGGTGGCGCTTCTTGTCCATGCCGGCGACAGGCTGATCCACGCCAACCCGGATTTCCTGCGGCTGACGGGCTACACCTCGCTTGAGGAACTCCAGGATGTGGGCGGACTGGAAGCGCTTCTGCAGCGGCAGGAGCTGGACGAGATGCCTGACAATGAGGGCGGCATGGTCGTGGTCAGCGCCGAAAACGACATCATTCCGGTCAAGGCGCGGTTACAGTCCATCCGCTGGGAAGAAACCAAGGCACTGATGCTGTCGCTGGTTCCGCTGGAAGAAAAGCAGACGCCGGTTGCAGCAGCGAACGAAAATACGGCAGCAACAGCGGGTGAAGAAGCCGGCAGTGTTTCCGTGCTGCAGGGCGAAGTCGAGGAACTGCATTCCATTCTGGAGACCGCCACCGACGGCGTGGTTTTACTGGGAGACAACGGCGAAATCCGCTCGCTCAACCGTTCCGCCAGCGCGCTGTTCAACTATGACAATGGCGAAATTGCCGGCAAGCCCTTCGTCACCCTGTTTGCGCATGAGAGCCAGCGCGCCGTGCTGGATTATCTCTCCGGCCTTGCCAATAATGGTGTGGCCAGCGTGCTGAATGATGGCCGTGAGGTGATCGGCCGCGAAGCGTCAGGAGGTTTCCTGCCGCTGTTCATGACCATCGGGCGGCTTAAATCCTCGCATGGCTATTGCGCCGTCATCCGCGACATTACCCAATGGAAGCGCACGGAAGAAGAACTCCGCAACGCCAAGCGCGCGGCGGAAACCGCCAATGCCCACAAGACCGATTTCCTGGCCCGCGTCAGCCATGAAATCCGCACACCGCTCAACGCCATTATCGGCTTTGCCGACATGATGGCGACCGAGCGGTTCGGGCCGATCGGCCATCCGCGTTATGCGGAATATTCCAATGATATCGGCCGCTCCGGCCGGCACGTGCTCGACATCGTCAATGATCTGCTCGACATTTCCAAGATCGAGGCCGGGCAGATGGATGTGGATTTCATCGCCGTGCCGCTGAACGAGACGGTGGCCGAAGCGGTCTCGCTGGTGCAGCCGCAGGCCAACAATCAGCGTGTCATCATCCGCACCGCACTGTCACAATCCGTGCCGCAGATCGTTGCCGACCTGCGCTCGATCAAGCAGATCGTGCTGAACATTCTGTCCAACGCCATCCGCTTCACGCCATCCGGCGGCCAGATCGTGGTGTCTACGGCCTACGAGGCGAATGGCAGCGTCTCGCTGCGCATCCGCGACACCGGCATCGGCATGACGCGGGCGGAGCTGGAACAGGCCATGAAGCCATTCCGGCAGGTGGCCTCATCCAGCAAGCGCGTGCGCGGCGACGGCACCGGGCTTGGCCTGCCACTGACGAAGGCGATGGTGGATGCCAACCGCGCAAATTTCTCCATCACCTCGACGCCGAATGAAGGCACGCTGGTGGAAATCACCTTTCCGTCGCAACGGGTTCTTGCCAACTGA